The following are encoded in a window of Flavobacteriales bacterium genomic DNA:
- a CDS encoding sulfotransferase family 2 domain-containing protein yields the protein MLITPKFVMINFPKTGSTFARRAIRGIHQPGRGRRLLERVGLARPECSELLMRQRFFTPMRERSNLRVQQHGAWCQIPEAFRDRTIMSVVRDPMDRLVSLYEYRAWALMPFPEEKIVRRHFPHFPDLSFEEFFELYQTIAPEYSLPEGVRGAPGPLTVQFIRFYARDPLRTIMALDEGSDLRKMRREHFPDIDFLHTENLNAELHDFLLRMGYPEERVAGIKDMGKVNTSTRSRPDYLSDGMIDRLAWSERFFYQLFPEYLERVPA from the coding sequence ATGCTCATCACCCCCAAGTTCGTCATGATCAACTTCCCCAAGACGGGAAGCACCTTCGCGCGCCGGGCTATCCGCGGCATACACCAGCCAGGCAGGGGGCGCAGGCTGCTTGAACGCGTGGGGCTGGCCCGGCCAGAATGTTCCGAGCTGCTCATGCGCCAGCGCTTCTTCACGCCCATGCGCGAGCGGAGCAACCTCCGCGTGCAACAGCATGGCGCCTGGTGCCAGATCCCCGAGGCATTTCGCGACCGCACCATCATGTCCGTGGTGCGCGATCCCATGGATCGCCTGGTCTCACTGTACGAGTATCGTGCTTGGGCCTTGATGCCTTTCCCCGAGGAGAAGATCGTCCGTCGCCATTTCCCGCATTTCCCCGATCTGTCCTTCGAGGAATTTTTCGAACTGTATCAGACGATCGCCCCTGAGTATTCCCTGCCCGAAGGTGTGCGCGGGGCACCGGGGCCGCTCACGGTCCAGTTCATCCGCTTCTATGCGCGCGATCCGCTGCGGACGATCATGGCCTTGGATGAAGGCAGCGACCTGCGGAAGATGCGCAGGGAGCATTTTCCCGACATCGACTTCCTGCATACGGAGAACCTCAACGCCGAACTCCACGACTTCCTCCTGCGCATGGGCTATCCGGAGGAAAGGGTCGCCGGCATCAAGGACATGGGCAAGGTGAACACCTCCACACGCTCCCGGCCGGACTACCTCAGCGATGGGATGATCGACCGGCTGGCCTGGAGTGAACGATTCTTCTATCAACTCTTCCCTGAATATCTCGAACGGGTACCCGCATGA
- a CDS encoding archaeosortase/exosortase family protein — translation MPTRAVVWRDPVIRFFLVAGLLYFGWYLIYGQVLKPGGAADRALIGNLVEVSGAMLRLAGHELIPEPANAEGLRTIGVQGGHLLWIGNACNGLGLFAVYLIFLIAYPGPWRHKLWFGAVGLLGIHLINALRIAVLCVVVKYDYEWLNFNHDYTFYVVVYGFVFLLWAIWVKRFAGRRRPGPAT, via the coding sequence ATGCCCACCCGCGCGGTGGTTTGGCGCGACCCGGTCATCCGTTTCTTCCTCGTTGCCGGTCTCCTCTATTTCGGCTGGTATCTCATTTACGGCCAGGTGTTGAAGCCCGGCGGAGCGGCCGACCGGGCCTTGATCGGCAACCTGGTGGAGGTCTCCGGCGCCATGTTGCGCCTGGCCGGCCATGAACTGATACCCGAACCGGCCAACGCCGAAGGTCTGCGCACCATCGGGGTCCAGGGTGGCCATCTCCTGTGGATCGGCAATGCGTGCAACGGCCTGGGCCTGTTCGCCGTGTACCTCATCTTCCTCATCGCCTACCCCGGCCCCTGGCGGCACAAGCTGTGGTTCGGTGCGGTGGGACTGCTGGGCATCCACCTGATCAATGCCCTGCGCATAGCGGTGCTTTGCGTGGTGGTGAAGTACGACTACGAATGGCTCAACTTCAACCACGACTACACCTTCTATGTGGTGGTGTACGGCTTCGTGTTCCTGCTCTGGGCCATCTGGGTGAAACGCTTCGCCGGCCGGCGGCGGCCGGGACCCGCAACGTGA